One Stigmatopora argus isolate UIUO_Sarg chromosome 19, RoL_Sarg_1.0, whole genome shotgun sequence genomic window, TCGGTCCGCTCACGGACAGCATCTTCCTGGTCTCCTCCAGGTTGTCCACCCACTGGCAGTACGCCACCGTCCTGCGGGGGGACTTCTTTTAAAACTTGGACCTGGGCGCCGACCAAACCAACGTTTCGCCACTCACCAGTAAAAGTGCTCCTCCACCATTTTGGAGACGGCACGGGACACGGCCTTCTCCCGCGGCGTCAAGCTCTGATTGAGGTCGACGCCCAGCCGTTGCTCCAGGAAGTCGATGATGAAGTCGGAACCGCAGGCCCGCTCGTGGTTGTACTCCATCCACGGCATCTTGCCCAGCGGCGACAGCTTCCCGTCGAAGTAGTTCTGAACGTCGACGTGGGCTTTAGCCTTCCCAAATACTCGGCAGAGTTTCATTccaaaaaagaatacaaacCCGGTAGGGTAGGTCCACCATGCGAAGGTAGGTCTCCGTCTTTAGGCAGAAGGGGGACAGCGACGGGGCTCCGCTTTTGGGTCGGGAGAACTGGTGCAGAATGATGGCATCGGTGGAGTCCAACTCTTCCTCTTTTCTGTAAACAGAAAGGGAAATTGGCAGTGGATTGACAGCTCATTGACAGCGGAtttgaccggcgaccaaaagattgacaaccaaaagaccagcgacaaaacaaggtaaaacaacacggtctacgcatcaataaaaaagccaacaatagccttgagcagtttcactgagccgacgtgtgtgtgtataagagtttgtatgtacatgcgttgtccctttaagaagcgacatcagtcagtcagggtcttaacaagttctccaacaaaaaacaataaaagtccgggaaatttggagcttttctttagcctaataattaatagggcgttcagtatgactaaatagtaattcgcagtttgtatttagggaatttgagcaacgatttaaatggtaattatcacttaccttctgggcgaccaaaagatcggcgaccaatcgaccttgTACCAATttgactaactaccacaacacgtACTACGAATACCTTCAATAAGAATGCTAAATTTAAACGCTAGTCCAAAAAGTCCCTCCaaatttttagttcaaatcaccgatgataaaaaaatgatacaggGGACctcacatggaaaaaaataacgtaTTTGGCCATGCTAACGCGTATGCATTTTTTGACATACATCAACTTTAAGTGTTGTGCACGTGCTTGTTATGTAGGGGGGTTCCGTTACGTCACAGCCTCCCTCTCACGAGTCCATATTCTCCACGCAGTCTCCGCTTTCACCCCGCCCAACCTTGGCGACATTAAGTAATAACagcccccccctctccccccctcccTTCCCACCATCCCATCCCCCGACGTAGTTACCTGATGGCCAACAATTCGTGCAGCAAATAGGCAGCGGCGGCGAGCAGGGCCCCCCCGGTCAAATAGAGCGTCTTCCGCCACCACGAGTCGGAGCCGAAAGCCGACATGATGGCGCCGCGCTCGCCGCCCAGGGGGAGGGCGACGATGGCCCCATAAAACGGCGTCTCCCCGCCGGCCGAGACGCCCTGGCTCCGGCCGAGGTCAAGCGCGCACGAGCGCGTCCAGGCGAAGCCCACTtgccagcagcagcaacaacagcgCATCCTGGGGGCCGTCGGCGGCCG contains:
- the faxca gene encoding failed axon connections homolog, encoding MRCCCCCWQVGFAWTRSCALDLGRSQGVSAGGETPFYGAIVALPLGGERGAIMSAFGSDSWWRKTLYLTGGALLAAAAYLLHELLAIRKEEELDSTDAIILHQFSRPKSGAPSLSPFCLKTETYLRMVDLPYRNYFDGKLSPLGKMPWMEYNHERACGSDFIIDFLEQRLGVDLNQSLTPREKAVSRAVSKMVEEHFYWTVAYCQWVDNLEETRKMLSVSGPMSQALKWILSHVTGGIVQREMYGHGMGRFSKEQVYDMMEKDMRTLATLLGNKKYLMGAKISTVDATVFGHLAPAMWTLPGTRAEQLIKGELINLAMYCERIRRRFWPEWFVDLEDLRFRGDEASESGASPSDLGLYSRTDSSPEEDARSARTERTRAESPVSDPTGMSLYDSDMDTEYSDMEPLKC